A stretch of Lachancea thermotolerans CBS 6340 chromosome D complete sequence DNA encodes these proteins:
- the PYK2 gene encoding pyruvate kinase PYK2 (highly similar to uniprot|P00549 Saccharomyces cerevisiae YAL038W CDC19 Pyruvate kinase functions as a homotetramer in glycolysis to convert phosphoenolpyruvate to pyruvate the input for aerobic (TCA cycle) or anaerobic (glucose fermentation) respiration) has product MESRLGWLSNLQTDTGSNLRRTSIIGTIGPKTNSPETLVALRKAGLNIVRMNFSHGSYEYHQSVIDNARKSEELYPGRPLAIALDTKGPEIRTGTTTNEVDYPIPPNHEMIFTIDDKYAKSSDDKIMYIDYKNITKVIEKGRVIYVDDGVLSFEVLEVVDDKTLKVKSLNAGKICSHKGVNLPGTDVDLPALSEKDKADLRFGVKNGVHMVFASFIRTANDVKTIREVLGEDGKDIKIIVKIENQQGVNNFDEILEVTDGVMVARGDLGIEIPAPQVLAVQKKLIAKCNLAGKPVVCATQMLESMTYNPRPTRAEVSDVGNAVLDGADCVMLSGETAKGNYPINAVTMMAETALMAEQAIPYIPTYDDLRNCTPKPTSTTETIAAAAVASVFEQRAKAIIVLSTTGSTPRLVSKYKPNVPIILVTRNPRTARISHLSRGVFPFVYEKGTESDWTKDVESRLQFGIEQAKEFGMLKEGDTIVTIQGFAAGVGHSNTLRVLTV; this is encoded by the coding sequence ATGGAGTCCAGACTAGGATGGCTATCTAACTTGCAGACCGACACTGGTTCTAACTTGAGAAGAACCTCTATCATCGGTACTATTGGCCCAAAGACCAACAGCCCAGAGACTTTGGTTGCTTTGAGAAAGGCCGGTTTGAACATTGTTAGAATGAACTTCTCTCACGGTTCTTACGAGTACCACCAGTCCGTCATTGACAACGCCAGAAAGTCTGAGGAGCTATACCCAGGCAGACCTTTGGCTATCGCTTTGGACACCAAGGGCCCAGAGATCAGAACTGGTACCACCACCAACGAGGTCGACTACCCAATCCCACCAAACCACGAGATGATCTTCACCATTGACGACAAGTACGCCAAGTCCAGTGACGACAAGATCATGTACATCGACTACAAGAACATCACCAAGGTCATCGAGAAGGGCAGAGTCATCTACGTTGACGACGGTGTTTTGTCTTTCGAGGTCTTGGAGGTCGTTGATGACAAGACCCTGAAGGTTAAGTCCTTGAACGCCGGTAAGATCTGCTCTCACAAGGGTGTTAACTTGCCAGGTACCGACGTCGACTTGCCAGCTTTGTCCGAGAAGGACAAGGCCGACTTGAGATTCGGTGTCAAGAACGGTGTCCACATGGTCTTCGCTTCTTTCATCAGAACCGCCAACGACGTCAAGACCATCAGAGAGGTCTTGGGTGAGGACGGTAAGGACATCAAGATCATTGTCAAGATTGAGAACCAGCAGGGTGTCAACAACTTCGACGAGATCTTGGAGGTTACCGACGGTGTCATGGTTGCCAGAGGTGATTTGGGTATCGAGATCCCAGCTCCACAAGTCTTGGCTGTTCAGAAGAAGCTGATCGCTAAGTGTAACTTGGCCGGTAAGCCAGTTGTCTGTGCCACTCAGATGTTGGAGTCTATGACTTACAACCCAAGACCAACCAGAGCTGAGGTTTCTGACGTTGGTAACGCTGTCTTGGACGGTGCTGACTGTGTCATGTTGTCCGGTGAGACCGCCAAGGGTAACTACCCAATCAACGCTGTCACCATGATGGCTGAGACCGCCTTGATGGCCGAGCAAGCTATCCCATACATCCCAACCTACGATGACTTGAGAAACTGCACTCCAAAGCCAACCTCTACTACTGAGACcatcgctgctgctgctgttgcctCTGTCTTCGAGCAGAGAGCTAAGGCCATCATTGTCTTGTCTACCACTGGTAGCACCCCAAGATTGGTCTCTAAGTACAAGCCAAACGTCCCAATTATCTTGGTCACCAGAAACCCAAGAACTGCTAGAATCTCTCACTTGTCCAGAGGTGTCTTCCCATTCGTCTACGAGAAGGGTACTGAGTCCGACTGGACCAAGGACGTCGAGAGCCGTCTGCAATTCGGTATTGAGCAGGCCAAGGAGTTTGGTATGTTGAAGGAGGGTGACACCATCGTCACCATCCAAGGTTTCGCTGCTGGTGTCGGCCACTCCAACACCTTGCGTGTCTTGACTGTCTAA
- the TYE7 gene encoding Tye7p (some similarities with uniprot|P33122 Saccharomyces cerevisiae YOR344C TYE7 may be involved in glycolytic gene expression TYE7 a 33 kDa serine-rich protein is a potential member of the basic region/helix- loop-helix/leucine-zipper protein family): MDGPGSSTMTMAAAPSAQGAGAGASSFDDWLFPEASRMGAFGEYGNDAEADAEAGGWAADAGAEADAEVDLDADADPEADADAGVGAAVGADPGAGVLAAGSLSSSSSSSSAGSPLDQFSSLFDSNAMLARGSDSDTLFTASNSASGSPTFVKREDAQMCGPAGLGASAGGLSAEGEAPGSLPLALDVPELSAFDGLDAAAAAADADVGGSAAANAAAAAAAAAAAGARKKRAPRKRLTAHQKQAHNKIEKRYRININTKIAKLQQIIPWVASEETAFEVGETSRGNSRGGESVATATPKLNKSMILEKAVDYILYLQNNERLYEMEVQRLKKEVERARTERDTAARS, encoded by the coding sequence ATGGACGGACCAGGTAGCAGCACTATGACCATGGCGGCCGCGCCCTCTGCGCAaggcgctggcgccggCGCGTCGAGCTTCGACGACTGGCTGTTCCCAGAGGCTTCGCGAATGGGCGCATTTGGCGAGTACGGCAATGATGCAGAGGCCGACGCTGAGGCAGGCGGCTGGGCCGCAGACGCAGGCGCAGAGGCTGACGCCGAGGTTGATCTAGACGCGGACGCGGATCCCGAGGCAGACGCAGACGCGGGCGTGGGCGCGGCCGTTGGAGCCGACCCCGGCGCGGGCGTGCTAGCCGCGGGCTCGCtgtcgtcgtcgtcgtcgtcgtcttccGCGGGATCCCCGCTGGACCAATTCTCGTCCCTGTTCGACTCGAACGCAATGCTCGCGCGCGGGTCCGACTCGGACACGCTCTTTACCGCTAGCAACTCGGCATCCGGGTCGCCAACCTTCGTGAAAAGAGAGGATGCGCAGATGTGCGGTCCTGCTGGGCTTGGCGCGAGCGCGGGCGGTCTTTCGGCCGAGGGCGAGGCCCCCGGCTCACTGCCGCTGGCGCTCGACGTGCCGGAGCTCAGCGCGTTTGACGGTCTAGAcgccgccgcagctgcGGCGGATGCCGACGTCGGTGGCTCTGCGGCCGCCAACGCCGcggccgctgccgctgccgccgccgcggcgggcgcgcgcaAGAAGCGCGCTCCCCGCAAGCGTCTTACTGCGCACCAGAAACAAGCGCATAACAAGATCGAGAAGCGCTACCGCATCAATATCAACACTAAGATTGCCAAGCTGCAACAAATTATACCGTGGGTCGCATCTGAGGAGACCGCGTTCGAGGTCGGCGAGACCTCGCGCGGCAACTCGCGCGGCGGTGAATCGGTCGCCACCGCCACACCtaagctcaacaagagcaTGATCCTCGAGAAGGCCGTTGACTACATCCTGTACCTGCAGAATAACGAGCGTCTGTACGAGATGGAGGTGCAGCGGCTGAAGAAGGAGGTGGAGCGTGCGCGCACGGAGCGCGACACTGCTGCCCGCAGCTAG
- a CDS encoding KLTH0D01452p (conserved hypothetical protein), with the protein MSFGKSFRSHFPFLDPSVTPVNHGSFGLTPGCVIEQQKRVSEAHESYSDRFHFSDAEHLYARQIQALARYLRLDPRNLALVTNATCGVNTVLRSIKWDFSRDKVLVHSTSYTSCANTVKFLADYYGLQYDVVKLDYPIEDSDLLTRFHEKLATGNYRLCMFDLISSMPGVMLPCEQLIQLCKQHDVLSLVDGAHGAGLVDLQFLDTLQPDFFTTNLHKWLSAPKSCGLLYVNPKHHSTIQTLPISWNYSNQNCQYIPNPTTAEDRLQNENLMHNKFWFVGTMNYAQYFSIEEALKFREETCGGEDRIREYQWQLQREAVPLIVAEFGPGARLLQNSTNTLAVAGMFNVNIPLPEKYSALKQKLASDPYYFMDFKQKCFALMFSRKAFLPFIYHNGELWVRFSVQVYNELEDYKIGARSIKSAVMEVLDAEHGA; encoded by the coding sequence ATGTCCTTCGGCAAGTCTTTCAGATCCCACTTCCCTTTTCTCGACCCATCCGTCACGCCTGTGAACCATGGCTCGTTCGGCCTCACGCCGGGCTGCGTCATCGAGCAGCAGAAGCGCGTCTCCGAAGCGCATGAGAGCTACTCGGACCGATTCCACTTTTCTGATGCTGAGCACTTGTATGCGCGACAGATCCAGGCGCTAGCGCGCTACCTGCGCCTCGACCCTCGTAACCTTGCCCTAGTCACGAACGCTACCTGCGGCGTCAACACGGTCTTGCGTTCCATCAAATGGGACTTCAGCCGCGACAAGGTCCTAGTGCACTCCACTTCGTACACCTCGTGCGCTAACACTGTTAAATTCCTCGCGGACTACTACGGGCTCCAGTATGATGTGGTCAAGCTCGACTACCCGATCGAAGACAGCGATCTGCTAACCCGGTTCCACGAAAAGCTTGCCACAGGCAACTACCGTCTCTGCATGTTTGACTTAATCTCGTCGATGCCGGGCGTCATGCTGCCATGCGAGCAGCTCATTCAGCTGTGCAAGCAACACGATGTGCTCTCCCTGGTCGACGGTGCCCATGGAGCGGGACTGGTGGACCTCCAGTTCCTTGACACTTTGCAACCCGACTTCTTTACCACCAATCTCCACAAGTGGCTGAGCGCGCCCAAGTCCTGTGGCCTTCTCTATGTCAATCCCAAGCACCATTCCACCATTCAAACTCTTCCCATATCCTGGAATTATTCAAACCAAAACTGTCAATACATTCCCAACCCAACAACTGCCGAGGACCGCTTGCAAAACGAAAACCTGATGCATAACAAATTCTGGTTTGTAGGCACCATGAACTACGCCCAGTATTTTAGCATAGAAGAGGCGCTCAAGTTCCGCGAGGAGACCTGCGGCGGGGAAGACCGCATTCGAGAATACCAGTGGCAGCTTCAACGTGAGGCCGTGCCTTTGATTGTTGCTGAATTTGGGCCCGGTGCCAggctgcttcaaaactcAACAAACACTTTGGCCGTTGCCGGAATGTTCAATGTCAATATCCCCTTGCCTGAGAAATATTCTGCCTTGAAGCAGAAATTGGCTTCAGATCCATACTACTTCATGGACTTCAAACAGAAATGCTTCGCGCTCATGTTTTCGAGGAAAGCGTTTTTACCTTTCATTTACCATAATGGGGAGTTGTGGGTGCGCTTCAGCGTCCAAGTGTATAACGAATTGGAGGACTATAAAATTGGCGCCAGATCAATCAAATCTGCCGTGATGGAGGTTTTAGATGCAGAGCACGGCGCTTGA
- the REV1 gene encoding deoxycytidyl transferase (similar to uniprot|P12689 Saccharomyces cerevisiae YOR346W REV1 Deoxycytidyl transferase forms a complex with the subunits of DNA polymerase zeta Rev3p and Rev7p involved in repair of abasic sites in damaged DNA) produces MDYEELAQLLSDASSLDASPQEPPPPPPPDSPLRLYDSSRGAIARERSQRPFSQQQRLLSTLDDDSLVGLVNTFDRPTQRARLRRPAAPADDAADAEDDPCIVTSSPEPPSSVVPSTPPASSRLSESDSSSDRSRSSSPTAARVGPLKFGDYAQYFSDKTAHQHSRDEYMRKLYQDALNGGREYPPIFKDCTIYINGRTFPDRLQLHQKIIIHGGSFKHFLSGKKSVTHIVASNLTAKKRIEFQNYKVVAPAWITESIAASKRLPWQDYALITGEYGQQKLQIARPPAAALPAPEQQPADGFDANSLDCKQPGFLQSFFAKSRLHQLSAWKADLRALFCEKYVEGAHLQPPPKGARLAIFHVDFDCFFATVSALSDARYDLSRDPLAVAHGNNSSEIASCNYVARSFGVKNGMWVRSARRLCPNLICLPYNFEQYEVNSKLLYQILAGSGFFQMILPISIDEAICVKYLDGLPDGDASAHQQCEAITRQIRRDVFDATNGCTVSIGCSNSLVLARLALKKAKPNGQCVMASLEQDSIDAFIEELPLRDLPGVGATIVDKVQQHILFEQTAEPTIGDLKRNSSLQLLASKLGTKTGHKLHLFLSGKDDEENSRVLRDPLDYFARKSISVDINYAIRFDTIHEIDEFIDRICEHLTTKLGELDMVTPQVTLKVTRRCEHAPIEPAKYLGSGECDTFSRSSRFGVPTCEAGLISTEVKSSFRMLGCPPKDLRGIAVQLNKLEKVSDRVCQLRLPFREQDASSAGSRFPALNVNAFNSLPGALKEDVRTELLKRKINLPPSPPSKRSASNSPVKDYWGRHGKRTETLKQEMPSTLDEDFMNHLPTQIQREIKWDHAIVKKASSSVRNRLSRKGTGVLNLSKNRPSKPEAVKFQSLERPLGISRLIKSWIDDTIDNGPHIDDLNLFDKYLTKLAAKGKTHHILKIARTMSSHLEYHSSFTKSNPQGRQEWEEYLLIRMIPTLTASAAKSDSGVQVTFDL; encoded by the coding sequence ATGGACTACGAAGAGCTGGCGCAGCTTTTGTCGGACGCTTCAAGCCTCGACGCATCGCCGCAGGagccgccgccgccaccGCCGCCCGACTCACCCCTGCGCTTGTATGACTCCAGCCGCGGCGCAATCGCGCGCGAGCGCTCGCAGCGGCCGTTctcgcagcagcagcggctgctTTCCACGCTCGACGACGACTCGCTCGTGGGGCTCGTCAACACGTTCGACAGGCCCACGCAGCGGGCGCGGCTTCGCCGCCCCGCTGCTCCCGCGGACGACGCCGCAGACGCCGAAGATGATCCGTGTATCGTGACCAGCTCCCCCGAGCCGCCATCTTCGGTCGTGCCCAGCACGCCGCCGGCGTCGTCGCGGCTGTCTGAGTCGGATTCATCGTCTGACCGCTCGCGCTCAAGCTCTCCCACCGCGGCGCGCGTCGGGCCGCTCAAATTCGGCGACTACGCGCAGTATTTTTCCGACAAAACGGCGCATCAGCACTCCCGCGATGAGTACATGAGAAAGCTTTACCAAGACGCTCTTAACGGCGGCCGCGAGTATCCGCCAATCTTCAAGGACTGCACCATCTACATCAACGGACGCACGTTCCCAGACCGTCTACAGCTGCATCAGAAGATCATTATCCACGGAGGCTCCTTCAAGCACTTCCTCAGCGGCAAGAAAAGCGTTACCCACATCGTCGCGAGCAACCTGACGGCCAAGAAGCGCATTGAGTTCCAGAATTACAAAGTCGTGGCGCCCGCATGGATCACCGAGTCCATTGCGGCCTCCAAGCGGCTGCCGTGGCAGGACTACGCTCTTATTACGGGAGAGTACGGCCagcagaagctgcagatAGCGCGGCCACCGGCAGCGGCTCTGCCAGCTCCAGAGCAGCAGCCCGCAGACGGTTTTGACGCCAATTCTCTGGACTGCAAACAGCCCGGGTTTCTGCAGagcttttttgccaagTCCAGGCTCCACCAGCTGTCGGCTTGGAAGGCCGATCTACGCGCGCTGTTCTGCGAAAAATACGTCGAGGGAGCGCACCTACAGCCGCCGCCCAAAGGTGCGCGGCTAGCTATCTTCCACGTGGACTTTGACTGTTTTTTCGCCACAGTCTCGGCGCTCAGCGACGCTCGCTACGATCTTTCTCGAGACCCGCTCGCGGTCGCACACGGTAACAACAGTTCCGAAATCGCCAGCTGCAATTATGTGGCGCGTAGCTTCGGGGTAAAAAACGGCATGTGGGTGCGCAGCGCGCGAAGGCTTTGCCCTAACCTAATATGCCTACCGTACAACTTCGAGCAATATGAAGTTAACTCCAAACTCCTATATCAGATACTAGCCGGCAGCGGCTTCTTTCAGATGATTCTTCCAATATCCATTGACGAGGCGATTTGTGTCAAGTACCTCGATGGCTTACCAGACGGTGACGCTTCTGCGCACCAACAATGCGAGGCAATTACGCGCCAAATACGCCGCGACGTCTTTGATGCTACCAACGGATGCACCGTAAGCATAGGCTGTAGTAATTCTTTGGTTCTTGCAAGACTCGCATTGAAGAAGGCAAAGCCTAATGGTCAATGCGTGATGGCCAGTCTCGAACAAGATTCCATTGACGCTTTTATAGAGGAGTTGCCTCTGCGCGATCTTCCTGGCGTCGGCGCTACTATAGTGGACAAAGTCCAGCAGCATATTTTATTCGAACAGACCGCTGAGCCGACAATTGGAGACCTCAAACGGAACTCTTCGCTACAGCTGCTCGCCAGCAAGCTGGGAACTAAGACAGGCCATAAGCTTCATTTGTTTCTTTCCGGAaaagacgatgaagaaaattccagGGTACTGCGGGACCCGCTTGATTACTTCGCCAGAAAGTCTATATCCGTGGACATCAACTACGCAATTAGGTTCGACACCATCCACGAGATCGACGAATTCATAGACAGAATATGTGAGCATTTGACAACTAAGCTAGGAGAACTCGACATGGTCACACCCCAGGTCACTCTCAAGGTTACGCGGAGGTGTGAACATGCTCCTATTGAGCCTGCGAAATATTTGGGAAGTGGAGAATGCGATACCTTCAGCAGAAGTAGCCGCTTTGGCGTTCCTACGTGTGAGGCAGGCCTGATATCTACAGAggtcaaaagttcttttaGAATGCTTGGCTGTCCTCCAAAAGACCTTAGAGGCATCGCTGTTCAACTGaacaagctggagaaggTTTCTGATAGGGTTTGCCAGCTTCGCTTGCCCTTCCGGGAGCAGGACGCCTCCAGCGCAGGCTCTAGGTTTCCTGCGCTTAATGTCAATGCATTTAATTCCTTACCAGGCGCATTAAAGGAAGATGTGCGAacagagcttttgaagcgTAAAATTAACCTTCCGCCATCACCACCCTCCAAACGCTCAGCTTCAAACTCGCCAGTAAAAGATTATTGGGGTAGGCATGGCAAAAGAACTGAGACTCTTAAGCAAGAAATGCCGAGTACACTGGACGAAGACTTCATGAACCATTTGCCGACTCAAATCCAACGGGAGATAAAGTGGGACCATGCAATTGTTAAAAAAGCTTCGAGCTCCGTTCGGAACCGCTTGAGTCGCAAAGGAACGGGGGTTTTGAACTTATCAAAAAATCGCCCTTCTAAACCTGAGGCAGtgaaatttcaaagcctGGAGCGCCCCCTCGGGATTAGCAGGCTAATCAAGTCTTGGATTGACGATACTATTGATAACGGGCCCCATATTGATGACCTTAATCTGTTTGACAAATACTTGACCAAGCTGGCGGCTAAGGGAAAAACGCAtcatattttgaaaatagcTAGAACCATGTCTTCGCACCTTGAATACCATTCTTCTTTCACTAAATCAAATCCCCAAGGCCGTCAAGAATGGGAAGAGTACCTGCTGATCAGAATGATTCCGACTCTTACAGCTAGCGCAGCAAAGAGCGATAGTGGAGTTCAAGTAACTTTTGACCTGTAA
- a CDS encoding KLTH0D01562p (weakly similar to uniprot|Q12182 Saccharomyces cerevisiae YOR342C Hypothetical ORF) → MSFHHQFTLASAKNQLIPQQLTNNVFFGPLNALSQREFIQENRIRFFVAVGIATKRVAQYCRDMPARDCLVVNFDSEFSPQVSLSATELELVSQYSQQHSTSLSQLAAGLAGDAATGCTADSRLTPQPELDQQLHNSPAQYTCNIVTSQGAQKFASFNDLLTLFKLSGSGNVLVFSSNGNDEDLVALLSSHVVITNSSASLLEAFQYVKSLRPSINQCQPDSVFWCQGLMEYLEGSRSYNNPFYDNGMSPASPLSTTGVTSNAFVTKRRNSWSSDCEEECPNSATGTISVSGTPKTRRIAAIRADNMALPH, encoded by the coding sequence ATGTCTTTCCACCACCAGTTTACTCTGGCGTCAGCCAAAAACCAGCTTATACCGCAGCAGCTCACCAACAACGTGTTCTTTGGGCCGCTCAACGCACTTTCTCAGCGCGAATTCATCCAAGAGAATCGAATTCGGTTCTTTGTTGCTGTCGGTATCGCGACAAAAAGAGTCGCCCAGTATTGCCGGGACATGCCCGCCCGAGACTGCCTGGTGGTGAATTTCGACTCGGAGTTCAGCCCGCAGGTATCGCTCTCTGCTAcagagctggagctggTCTCTCAGTACTCCCAGCAGCACTCGACTTCGCTCTCTCAGCTGGCCGCCGGTCTCGCCGGCGACGCAGCGACTGGTTGCACTGCAGACTCAAGGCTCACCCCGCAGCCGGAGCTGGACCAGCAACTGCACAACAGTCCTGCCCAGTACACCTGCAACATTGTGACTTCACAGGGAGCCCAGAAATTCGCTAGCTTTAATGACCTACTGACCTTATTCAAGCTTTCCGGTTCAGGCAATGTGCTCGTCTTCTCCTCCAACGGTAACGATGAGGACCTTGTTGCCCTGCTTTCTTCGCATGTTGTCATTACCAACTCTTCTGCTTCGCTTCTGGAGGCTTTCCAGTACGTAAAGTCCCTCCGGCCGTCTATAAACCAGTGCCAGCCTGACTCAGTATTCTGGTGCCAAGGGCTAATGGAGTATCTGGAAGGCTCCAGATCCTACAACAACCCATTCTATGACAATGGCATGTCTCCAGCAAGTCCACTATCTACAACAGGCGTAACATCTAATGCATTCGTTACCAAAAGGCGCAATTCCTGGTCCTCGGACTGCGAAGAAGAATGCCCAAATTCGGCTACCGGTACAATTTCGGTCTCTGGCACCCCCAAAACTCGGAGGATAGCTGCGATTCGAGCTGACAATATGGCGCTGCCTCATTAA
- the PUT4 gene encoding proline permease PUT4 (similar to uniprot|P15380 Saccharomyces cerevisiae YOR348C PUT4 proline-specific permease (also capable of transporting alanine and glycine) putative proline-specific permease), translating to MKNLKCLASYRPPASYCKDTPVRLEPLRIVSAAAPTTFFHHLASYRHLNLAMSTPRDLKDAGETSIVDKQTGQVFELDTESLSALNTSGSPGSGAAAAGAEANGLKKGLQSRHIQLIALGGVIGTGLFVGTSSTLSTCGPAGLLTSYIIISLVIYPVMNSLGEMVCFLPGSNGQSGGSISKIVTRYADPSLGFATGWNYYYCYVILIAAECTAASGVVTYWTTAVPKGAWIAIFLGVVTVLNFSPVKIYGETEFWFAILKILCIVGLLFVSFILFWGGGPTHDRLGFRYWQHPGAFAYHITTGNTGRFLDIWTGVIKGGFAFILGPELVAITSSEALDARRNIEKASRRFAYRLVFFYVASALAIGVIVSRTDPVLKNALAEGKAGAGSSPFVIAIQNAHIKVLPHIINACILSSAWSSGNSFMFAASRSLLSMAEDGNAPRILGRINRQGVPYYAVALSAAFSCLAFLNVSSGSAKAFTWFSNISTISGFIGWICIGVAYLQFRKAVFFRGLYERVPFKSPLQPYGTYFFIVVVSLICLTNGYASFVNWNASDFVAAYITLPIFVVLWVGHKIYTRTWSTWLLPVAEVDVTTGLAEIEEETKILDAQRIPPANAWQKFEQWLL from the coding sequence ATGAAGAACCTCAAGTGCCTTGCTAGTTATCGGCCTCCCGCTTCGTACTGCAAAGATACTCCAGTCAGGCTCGAACCGCTTCGTATtgtctctgctgctgcaccGACCACTTTCTTCCATCATCTAGCAAGCTACAGACACCTCAATCTAGCGATGTCAACCCCTAGAGATCTCAAGGACGCCGGCGAAACGTCGATCGTCGACAAACAGACCGGCCAGGTTTTCGAACTTGATACCGAGTCGCTCTCCGCGCTCAACACATCGGGCTCACCAGGCTCtggcgccgccgctgctggagcCGAGGCTAACGGGCTAAAGAAGGGCCTCCAGTCCCGTCACATCCAACTGATTGCGCTTGGTGGTGTTATCGGTACAGGTCTGTTCGTCGGAACTTCTTCGACCCTGAGCACGTGCGGTCCCGCGGGACTGCTAACATCATACATCATTATCTCGCTCGTGATCTATCCGGTCATGAACTCGCTGGGAGAAATGGTATGCTTTCTGCCTGGAAGTAACGGGCAATCGGGTGGCTCGATCTCAAAGATCGTCACTCGTTACGCGGACCCCTCTCTGGGGTTTGCCACAGGCTGGAACTACTACTACTGTTACGTGATTTTGATTGCTGCGGAATGTACTGCCGCTTCGGGTGTCGTCACTTACTGGACGACGGCAGTGCCCAAGGGTGCGTGGATTGCCATTTTCCTCGGAGTCGTTACGGTACTGAATTTCTCACCTGTCAAGATATACGGTGAAACCGAGTTTTGGTTCGCTATTCTCAAGATTCTGTGTATCGTGGGCCTGCTGTTCGTGAGCTTCATTCTGTTCTGGGGTGGCGGTCCAACCCACGACCGCCTAGGCTTTCGTTACTGGCAACACCCAGGCGCGTTTGCTTACCACATCACCACCGGCAACACAGGTCGTTTTCTGGATATCTGGACCGGTGTAATCAAGGGCGGGTTCGCATTTATTCTTGGTCCCGAGTTGGTAGCGATCacttcttcagaagctcTCGACGCGAGACGTAATATCGAGAAGGCTTCTCGTCGTTTTGCTTATCGTTTAGTGTTTTTCTACGTGGCGTCTGCGCTGGCGATTGGTGTTATTGTTTCGCGTACCGATCCCGTGCTTAAAAACGCTTTGGCAGAGGGTAAGGCAGGTGCCGGCTCTTCGCCATTTGTGATTGCCATCCAAAACGCGCACATCAAAGTCCTCCCTCACATCATTAACGCCTGTATTCTGTCGTCCGCTTGGTCGTCCGGCAATTCGTTCATGTTCGCAGCTTCTCGTTCGCTACTGTCAATGGCTGAGGATGGCAATGCCCCTCGCATCTTGGGACGTATCAACCGCCAGGGTGTGCCCTACTACGCGGTCGCATTGAGTGCGGCATTTTCGTGCCTTGCGTTCCTGAATGTTTCGTCAGGCTCGGCCAAGGCCTTCACATGGTTTTCGAACATTTCAACCATTTCTGGGTTCATCGGCTGGATTTGTATTGGTGTTGCTTACTTGCAGTTCCGCAAGGCTGTGTTCTTCCGTGGACTATACGAGCGTGTACCATTCAAGTCGCCTCTCCAACCATACGGAACCTATTTCTTTATTGTCGTCGTTTCGCTGATTTGCTTAACTAACGGCTACGCTTCTTTCGTCAACTGGAATGCTTCCGACTTCGTTGCAGCCTACATTACCCTGCCCATTTTTGTAGTGCTATGGGTCGGACACAAGATATACACTCGCACATGGTCCACCTGGCTATTGCCCGTCGCCGAGGTCGACGTGACAACGGGTCTCGCGGAGATTGAGGAAGAGACCAAGATTCTCGATGCCCAGCGTATTCCTCCAGCGAATGCTTGGCAAAAATTCGAGCAATGGTTGCTGTGA